Below is a window of Methanobrevibacter sp. DNA.
CAAAAATCGATATGAAACAAAAAATAATAAAAATTATAAGGTTTCAACAAGACTAATTTTTATACAAAATAACAAAAATCAAGTACAAAAATTAATTAACTGTTTAAAAAAATAATGAAAAAAATAAAAAAATAGAAAAAAGAAGGTTACTTTTTAACTGCTTTAATACAAATCCATGAATTGTCTGGATTTTTATTCAATTCTATATCATCAAAACCGGCAATTTCAAGGGATTTTTCCAAAACCTCATCAGAATAGATTTTCATATCCAACAAATCAACCAATTCATCATATTTATCCATTTCACCTTCTTCATGGCGAGCCTCATTACCAAAACAAAGAACACCACCAGTCTTAAGAACCCTGCAAACTTCTTTCAAGTCATTTATAAAATCAGGCCAGAAATAAATAGTTTCAAATCCGGTAATCAAATCAAAAGCCTCATCATCAAAAGGCATATCAGATACAGAACCTTCAATAACCTCAACTTTGCCTTCTTCAATAGCGTTTGCATTTAACTTGGAGGTTTTCTCAACACTTACATCGGAATAGTCAATACCAACAACCTTACCCTCATCAGATACCATATCTGCAAAGCGAGCTACGTTAACTCCACCTCCA
It encodes the following:
- a CDS encoding class I SAM-dependent methyltransferase; translation: MDKDNMEKTTRDSDLIINARKPEGELGDQLLERMNRSHEQMAQWVCSHLDVEPDFSILDIGCGGGVNVARFADMVSDEGKVVGIDYSDVSVEKTSKLNANAIEEGKVEVIEGSVSDMPFDDEAFDLITGFETIYFWPDFINDLKEVCRVLKTGGVLCFGNEARHEEGEMDKYDELVDLLDMKIYSDEVLEKSLEIAGFDDIELNKNPDNSWICIKAVKK